GATACACGTCTAGAAACAGAAACACGTTGTGAAACGCCTGAAAATATACATGAAAGTAGAGGTGATACACACAAATTATACGAATCAACACCACATGCTGCTGGAATCAGCAATGGTGCACAGCAACACACACCAACTACATCAAAATTAGCTGGCGATGATGAGGCGAATTTTTCGCCAATCGTGTGTGCGGTGGAACAATTGAACGCCACACGCGTCTTAAGTGACACATTCAATCAAGATTTGGGCGTAAAGAAAGTGAATAGTCAAACATTTTCTGGCACTCTACCACGCCTCGAAAGCATTGAGAAAATGCTGGATGATATTGAAAATCCCAATGAGACATATGAAAAATGTTGCGCGAAAACGCAAGAGCTCCAGCTGCAACAACAAAATGCAGATGCCTTACAAATGCAAAATGTTTTAGACTTGGCATATGCAGAGGAAGAACTATTGGCTAGTAATAATGATCAAGAATTTGAGGATATGCTTGAGGAATTTAGTAAAGTGGAAGTGAATGCTGAAcatgtaaaaatgaagaaatcgtTGGAGACAATAAAACGGCGTTTTAATCGTGATACCATTACTTTGACAAAAGCGCCACCTTTACAACACGATGGCGAAATTGATGAGCTACATGAGACGCCAGCGGATATGCAACTCGATGATATGTTGAGTGTTGAGCGTAGTAATGGTAGTTATACAAGAGCAGATATTAACGCAAGCACGGAAAGCAAGCGCACACTTTTGAGCGACATTTCGGCGCCCTCTGGTCTATCGacaccaacaccaacaacagcTGCTTCGCTAACTGCATCATCTGCGGCAAATTCAATAACGACCAGTACCGGTGGTGGTGAACGTTTACTTAGTCGACGTAGTCGCCTTTATGATAATATAAATTTATCAACAATTTCCAGCAACAACCATCATTCACACACTTTGGGTGCTTCATTTACTGTACATAAACCTGAGGATAACGATCCAGAAAATAGCGGCGCAGTTAATGTTTCGACTGAGGCATTGACAAACTATGAGACTGAATGTAAAAACGGTGAACAAGATGAAACGAGTTTTAGAAATACTGTTGAGGGAAAGAATGGTCCGTTATATAGTAATACAGCAGCAACGGTCACAAACAATTATAGCGGTATTTGCACTTACAAACTCTCTGAGAGGCGTGAACGTGATCGCGATCGTTTTAAGacaataaaaattgttaaagGCCGTAATACGTCGAGTGATGGTTTAGTTCCGGTGAATGTGCCTTGCATTGATGATGATTACATAACTTGTGTAGAAAATGGTGAAGCAACGGAGAATGCCGCTGGTGCTGCAGTCTTTTATAATAAATCTGATATCGATACTGAAATTGAAAATTCTGTGGCTCAAGTAAATCATGGCCAAGATAGCTTAAACAAACCGGCGGCGTCGAAGACATCAAAACTCAATCCTAATTTCCTAACTTATAAAAAACCGaaagacaaacaaacaaatattgataatttgCCAGAGATAGCCGCACCGCCGTTGACATTGGCAGGCAACGAAAAACTGGAGAATGTGAAACCAATAGATGCACCGCCAAGCCGGCTCCGTTCTCGTTCACGTCCACGATACATTTCGGGCTTACAAAAAATGACTGTTATTAAAGCTACCTCAGCGGGCGATTTAGATCGTGCATCTGTTGGGCTGAGGGGTCCTAACTCAAGCATTAGCAATGCAGGAATGCTCGATTGTCCTGAGACCAATGTGACGATTGGGGCGGTTGTTGTGTCTACTAAGTTCAGTCGCAACGTAGCAACGCAACCAATAAAGAAAACGGGTGAAGAAATTAAGAGTCCTATGGGCACCAAATCAAAGTCTTTCCACAATTTATCCAGTAATTTTGGTTTTTATGGTAATGGCAATAATGGTTTACCTGGGACACGTACGACTAGTTTCGGTTTGAAGAAACCCACCGTCTTGGAAAGCAATAGTACACAGGTAATTTAATTGGGCTTATGCTGATCCTTACTTGTGTAATAAATGAGGTTTCATTCTTCTTGCAGCCCGTAGTGAATGGGGGACCTACAAATGCGTCAACACAACAGGTATGCAACTTAAATGCTCTTAGTATAGCTTGAAATTAGTGTGCCCTAAGGGAAAAATGAAGCGAAATGGTCATGCTGAATCCGCAGTGCTATACTGACAATGTTCCAGTTTTTCCAGTCATTCAGCTTCTATTCAAATGAATATCAAATGTTCTTCTTTTTTCACATGTCTTATTTCTAATTGAAATATATCTTTTAATTTTTAGGCTGACGACACTGTTTTCAAAGTTCCCAAATTGATGTCAGGTCTACGTGCGCCTGGTGTTAAACGGGCTGGACTTGTGCGACCCTCTTCCGGTTTTTACAGTTTGAATAGTTTGGCAACCAAAGGTATGCCACCGCTGCCACAAGCGCCATTATCCAATGATACGGACTCAGATGGCGGCAGACATTCACCCTCAGATGTTAGTTAACTTTAactacttatttacttaattgaaTCTTGTTAATTTTTGCTTTAACGCCTATTTGTTTGATTATACCCAGAGTATGTCCTCAGCTTCGTCTCGTGGTAGCTTACACAGTGGCAGCAGCGTGGGTGTTGGTAAGCCTGTCGCAACGAAGTCAGCCACAACAGcgaatacaaacacattacacTTGACTAAGATAACAACAGGTTCAACAGGTATACCGAAGCCATCAGGTTTGCGACCGCCAACAACGACTACACTAAAACGCAGTGGTTTGCCTAAGCCGGGCACTGTAATGGGGCGACGATAAATTTCTAACACTTTATTACAATACATTAGTTTTCTTACGATTATATCAACATGCATATATTACATGCCAAGCgacatctatgtatgtatgtataaatatttacatattggGTAAATCCAATAGTGAAATCAAAATGAAAGTTGGCAATGTAACTACAAAATTAATTCAAAGGAAATGTGATGGAAAAGCAGCGACATTTCTTTGTGCTTTCTACATACATGGGGcacatatattatttttttaaaatcgaCACGATAGAACGAAACTGAAACTACATATGTATTACATAGAATATTGTGTGTAAATTTGTATACGTATATTAATGTTATTATCTGATAAAAGATCAAATTCGAATATTTAGCAATGCATATAATGAATTTTGTTTCTTAAcagaaattattataaatttctatTATATGTATATGCCTTTATAAAATTTAGAACAAATTTAAAACAGGAAAACAATtaaatatttaagaaaagcaAACGTAGGAAAGCTGCGTGAAAGATCTCTATATCTCGGCTGACGGTTCGTATCCAAGCAAATTATTTAAGAATGTTGTTTAAAGGGTTTgctcaaaaaatcgaaaaaatgtttTAGAATGCCGCTATTATGTACCAATAACTTCAGCTCAATACCAAAAGAAGAACATTCTTCAATTATTTGCGGAGATGAAACCGATTGTTTTCGCACCGACAACCGAGATAGGTAGATATCCCACTTTGCGGGCGGCATATTATGAAATTGAACGAGCTTGTTATAAAAGctaaacagaaaacaaaaaaattatgaaatttattaGCGTTACATAAGATTGCATTTACACGCTACTCCAATTGCGTATATAGGGGAAACAATAACCAAAAAGAGGAATGCCTTAATAATGCACAGTGGGTATGTTTTGGTAGCAATTTGCGTAAAAAATAAATCGTACCAATCAGAAACAATTTTAAAGCGCAAATATGAATATGATTATTACAAAATCgcaaaagaaaaagtattgagaaaaaaaaattgttttcgagaTGAAAATCGCTTTTGTTAAAGACTTGGAGAAGCTGAACTGTCAACGACAACTTTGAGAAGCTGAATTCGAAACGGCAAGAACTGgtttacaaaaaaagcaatactgCACGAAAACCTcacaaaatattttgaagagctaaaaatgtgaaaaatttcataaaatctcaTAGAGAATTAAATTTGATTCGGAACTCGAATAGCTGGATTGATTTACCTTGAAAGGAAAAAAAGCACTCACTTTATCCTGCCTATAAGTGAATTTTCGTTTGCTGATGATCTTTTTAAATTACCGGGCGGAAAAATTTACCGGCAGCTCATCTGCCCTTTTAAATTTATTCCTAGGTTTAAATTAAAGCATATCATGTCAAGCCTAAATGTATGCAACAAAAAAAGTAGCACACTTTTAACGTAAACGTATTATAGTTTTCATATGACGTTACCGTATCTTCATCAAATGCAAGGTTTAATTTACAGGGCAGATGAGAAAATGAAAATCGTTAAAGTTGACTTTAAAGTGAGGAATATCTTATCTTCCCGGTAAGTTAATTGAGCTTTATTGGGTGGATGAGGAAAACGGCCCTAAAAGTGAAATCTCGAAATAAAAGCTGTAAGAAATTTATAACCGATTGTAAATTCTGTCTTGCTGTTTTACGTAGAAGAAACTACATATTCGAATTCGAAATCCCGGAATTTTGAAATGAGATTttcaaatcgatatatctttcctaTAAATTTAGCTACAAGACACAAATTTTCAAAACTAATCCACTATGTGCCGTACAGTACTGGACGCGCAATAAGCGTACGGAAAGATATTAGGAAAAGCCGTTTACTGTAAAAAATTATGTCCTAGTTTATATGTAAAATGTGGTTGTTAAAAACTATTTAACATAAACACAAGAACTACTGCTCATTTCTATTAAAAACATATAAGAAAAGggtaatgaaaaaaataaaaatagtaacaGTACTATATTTAAGCATAAACACGCTtaaaataaaactacaaaaaaaaaaaaagaaataaaataaatgtatgcTCTTTTGTTGCTAAACTATGAAAAAACCGATTTGTgcttattataaaataatttgttataTATATCTGTTATATATATCATACATACATTCTATTGCATTGAAAATCACAATTGCTTATACTCGTTAAATGTatttagggctgggactatccgcatattcgaatatccggatatccatacggatatccgttgataCGGATAAAATCCGAACGGCAtgaatatccggttaatattcgtttgagAAACTATTCGGATATCcagatttatgaagatccggttaacaaccatatttttggatatccagtgaaagcaacaaattgatgtacatatgtttatttaacgttaataacaaaaaaaaaaaaatggtgatttttgtaaaattgtagcttttttattttatatatattaataatctacaaacatattttgtgatatccggacatacggatatccggattttccgtttacgtatccggatatccGAACAGctgatatccggattttccatttacgaatccggatatccggattttttgcttagctatgcagttcacagcccttaATGTATTGTCATTTTTTTGTACTGTCGAAACGCAAAATTGTTTAGTTCCATATACatactgcatacatacatacacacatacgtttattttgttataaacaaattttgtgcCAATTTCAATTACTAAATTTGTTCATTGTAAGCCAGGCAACAAAACTAACATTTACTCTATTTAATGGTGCCCTTAAGAAAATTGTAATTATAATGTACGTATACATATaccgctcatttacttcaatagtggcataactcaaaaaacacaactttggagttaataacatataaacgtacccaatatgaTGATCTATGttgaataaaaaaatctttgtgatcagtttAAAATTTACCACgtactataaaaatgaaaatatgcctttatttgcgcaacatatggcagttaaaatctttgcattgctctcctggaaaattgtgttttttgagttatgacactattgaagtaaatgagtgatatatgaaaaaaaaatttaagcatgtCTGTAGGTATACGCTAACAAATCAcagcaaatacatatattttgatGATTGCTGCTTCAttcttactattattattattactactattactacatatgtatatacacacaaacatatatacacatctttacattttttcttttttgccaAGTTCAAGGTTGCTTCTACGCAGAAAATTATCAATGACTGCATAACAAGAGGTTACGTCAATTCGataagcatatacatatgtcCTCCTTCGATActtcaaacatacatacatacaacatcTAGTATTTATTTAGTATATAGTACatgtttattatatataaaaaaatatttacacgaAATGTGATTTGTTTGCTCGTTGTTTTTTTTTCGTGGCAAATCATATTATTTTGAAAGAACGTTAGGGTGAATCAAAATTGGAAATAGATAAATACTATAAggaatagaggtggacggttggcgcaagggtgctcaaatggcggacgagacgatacatgtgtacacagatagttccaaagtagtggaaggagtagggtctgcggtatactgtgctgccggattactgtagcgttttccaagcggaaatagtaaccgtaacccaaagcagtagaaaccctggaagaaaagaGCCCAAGCTGCCATCGtgtaaacttttatattgacagtcaagcagcaattaaggcaataatctcgcatagcacagcatctaaatgcatgttagagtgtaagcagtccctggggagaatcgggacagggagaagcatacatctatattgggtcccagggcatatgggaatagatgggaatgaaaaagcggatgaactagctaaaaagggcgcatcccttgaagcttgctccgtagacgtcccaattagactgggcgagattaaacgaaggcaagaggtgcacatgatgaccaagcaggaaaggcgtgcgttcaagcgcgggctgtaaagtgtcgaagattatgtgtagatgttacaatcttagactaacaaagttgcttctatcattaaaaagagagaactgtatactcatgacgggtattctgactggacactgccttctggcgtcacatgcctttaaattaggtcaGTGATAACAACTCTCGGCAACTCTGTTCGTGTGAAGTATTGTTTAAAAGTGAGCGcgtaaataattcaaaaatttaatcaTTTCTGTCGAGAATTTAAGATAAACTTTCAAAAGTATCAAAATCTCTAGCAACTCCCAAAGTGTGGAGCACGGAGTGCAGCTGAAACTCATAATTTGTAGTGAATTTAATGAGAATCACAATTgtcataatacaataacaacagtggTACAACAAAGAAAGTTTGATAATATACATAGCTACCAACAACTGAAAATCTCCCACCAATTCCTGTGCAGAAAGCTTTCAGTAATTCAACAATCGCATTCGCGCCATCTATCGGTTGATAGCCTAAAATAAATTATACCATCTACGCCTGTGCTGCCACCTGGTTCCAACTCATCTATTTTTTGGAGTATTTTTTTGGAACACTATGTCACAAAATTCTGGAAAGCGTCGTGGCGAGACCTTGGGCAATGAAGCTGAAACAATTAAAAAGGCTCCTCGTCTAAGCGATACATCTCCTAACCTCATCCGTACAATCGACCAACGACTCATAAAGTACAATGACTCGTTGTCCAATAAAATAATGGAAGCAGAAAAGCGTATGATGGAGTTTACATGCAGAAAACTGGAAGATAAATTTGAAGGCCTGAAGAAGGAGTTAAACGAGTTAagtggtagaattaatcgcatggagggtatgtttgagaggattgggcacctcgaaaatgaaatagccacactaaaacagagagtatgtaagcaggaaaactttatatccaagcaagaactccaaattgctgcatgtgacgtccgagttcatgggattcccttcgaggaaggggaaaacttacaaaagattttccaccacctctgcttcacgctaaacttacagccaccccccctaaaaagtgtttttcggccgaaacgcaaactaccccacggtacggttgatcccgccgttatcattaaattttacacacctgcggaccgaaatacgctgttgaaaacgattgcgagcttcaggcgccacaacaacaccaaagggctgcgactcgtgcatgtgggaataaattccaatgagcctatctttgttaatgcatcgctgaccaaaaacaactatgagatcttcaaggctgcgatccatctaaagaagaggaaaaaggtttcatcggtgttcacaatgcggggtgtggtgcatataaagcgaaaattcggcgaccgacccgaagcagtccccagcctgagttttctcgagagtctcgacctggaaaacaatacttcctttcgtgaagacgtcacgccggttgcgaaaaacgccctggagggccaccaaaggcttaactaacagccccctgctaataaatatttctctttgctctcttctaatctattccttctctgtctttttctccacctacaacatcacaaaatcattaattatgttgttagccaaattcagtgtaaatcattcacttaattatttttataatgttggtctgcgataatgagtccccgagttccaaagactgtctatctactttgttgcgcatagtcagtaaaaaagccaacgggctgaaagttattcatatcaatgcgcaaagcctttataaaaagcttgacgagttgaggtttctgtcagaaggctccgatattgatgtcatatgtgtttcagaaacatggttttcttcgtttcatagaaatgatatggtgaagataaatggctaccaacttttcagatttgatagaagtggtcatggtggtggtgttgcgatatatgtaaaaagtagtgtgtcctgtaaattgtgttgttgttctagtccaggtgatcctgtggaatatgtgtttgttcatatgttttctgataataatagtaggcttcttatcggctgtgcatatagaccgaatcgactaatagatttttccgcgtttattgaatttcttcaatcgttactattagactatgacaatattatcatcgctggagattttaatagtaacctactggtggatgccactttaaaacaaaacatggaatctctgggactttttcccacaaactgtgctattccaacgcatttcacaaatactaactcttctctattagatttattttttgtcaatgatcttcataaaatgattcactacacgcaactatccgcctcctgcttctcaaaacacgacctgatattcctaaactacaacttccaaacatcatgtaggccaagttcgttcgcgtatcgcgattacagaagtatagattattattcccttgctgagtccgttgagtcggttgaatggagcttgattcgtacgttaacatcggttgatgaccagacaaagtttctgcaggataatataaataagttattcgatgatcacgttccactaaaaataaaaacacttaaatacaagaagagcccttggttcaatgctacattaaaacaccttatccaccttcgtaaccaagcctactcacggtggaaaaggtacaaaacagtcgaagcgcatagctgctttaaaacagctcggcttattgcaaacaaagccataaggctggccaaggcaaattattttaagtataagtttagttctgctttgaatacaaaggaaaagtggaacaaaatcaaacaaataggaattggtaagcccaaaagtgacctgtctcatccccctgatgtcgacatcaacgaaataaataatacttttgtaagactaccaaactcagccgacaatgtgtgtattgataactactccgtgcgtgttaatgttgacactagccctttcgagtttgtttgtgtcgataattgtgatgttatccaagccatactttctgtgaagtctaacgcaatggggcttgatggtatatgttcaaagtttttaaaagtcattcttcccaaaatccttccccacattacttacttggtcaactcaattttgacgaccggtgtcttcccaatatactggaaagctgcaaaagttattccaatccgtaaacaaaataatgagtatcgaccaatagccatactccctttcctctctaaggtcgttgaacgtattctacatgggcaaatcgtatcatatgtacatgaatacaagctcctgtcagatagtcagtccggtttcaggtcaaagcggagctgtacaacggcactattatctgtgacagaagaaattcgtgagcgagtggatga
The Eurosta solidaginis isolate ZX-2024a chromosome 5, ASM4086904v1, whole genome shotgun sequence DNA segment above includes these coding regions:
- the ssp2 gene encoding serine-rich adhesin for platelets isoform X1 yields the protein MDILDIDEALKDDSFICLEDKTHDDVSNILQQWKSNNCLLPAQYQQEQAYKLNSRTFTRPRRKPAQNLEQHLPYTSDNNEPQTPLSTRPQQQTQHQQKFTIATPQPMFDLEIGGLVTTMHKSFLQDTSPPPSICSSMEVSMDRMNNSLITSADFSNINFLQSTQSLDFNEPVLNGGDIFNLANKATSDGYTLSDMIRDRKALESLTLSGDGTLIKDSHIGQIDDISLALSKTASGYSTMDNSTESMQDEQMQQRNATTTTMTNTTTVTGLAEIKCNIMHRTMLLSDDVISDTTFELVESSLCESSDNGIDVAAVTSLAKSGNETFKKPWPMDETVCLPTAKANATFECKQLTPDTRLETETRCETPENIHESRGDTHKLYESTPHAAGISNGAQQHTPTTSKLAGDDEANFSPIVCAVEQLNATRVLSDTFNQDLGVKKVNSQTFSGTLPRLESIEKMLDDIENPNETYEKCCAKTQELQLQQQNADALQMQNVLDLAYAEEELLASNNDQEFEDMLEEFSKVEVNAEHVKMKKSLETIKRRFNRDTITLTKAPPLQHDGEIDELHETPADMQLDDMLSVERSNGSYTRADINASTESKRTLLSDISAPSGLSTPTPTTAASLTASSAANSITTSTGGGERLLSRRSRLYDNINLSTISSNNHHSHTLGASFTVHKPEDNDPENSGAVNVSTEALTNYETECKNGEQDETSFRNTVEGKNGPLYSNTAATVTNNYSGICTYKLSERRERDRDRFKTIKIVKGRNTSSDGLVPVNVPCIDDDYITCVENGEATENAAGAAVFYNKSDIDTEIENSVAQVNHGQDSLNKPAASKTSKLNPNFLTYKKPKDKQTNIDNLPEIAAPPLTLAGNEKLENVKPIDAPPSRLRSRSRPRYISGLQKMTVIKATSAGDLDRASVGLRGPNSSISNAGMLDCPETNVTIGAVVVSTKFSRNVATQPIKKTGEEIKSPMGTKSKSFHNLSSNFGFYGNGNNGLPGTRTTSFGLKKPTVLESNSTQPVVNGGPTNASTQQADDTVFKVPKLMSGLRAPGVKRAGLVRPSSGFYSLNSLATKGMPPLPQAPLSNDTDSDGGRHSPSDSMSSASSRGSLHSGSSVGVGKPVATKSATTANTNTLHLTKITTGSTGIPKPSGLRPPTTTTLKRSGLPKPGTVMGRR
- the ssp2 gene encoding serine-rich adhesin for platelets isoform X2; translation: MILLFVWKTKHTMMFQIFYNNGKATIVFCQRNINKNKPYTSDNNEPQTPLSTRPQQQTQHQQKFTIATPQPMFDLEIGGLVTTMHKSFLQDTSPPPSICSSMEVSMDRMNNSLITSADFSNINFLQSTQSLDFNEPVLNGGDIFNLANKATSDGYTLSDMIRDRKALESLTLSGDGTLIKDSHIGQIDDISLALSKTASGYSTMDNSTESMQDEQMQQRNATTTTMTNTTTVTGLAEIKCNIMHRTMLLSDDVISDTTFELVESSLCESSDNGIDVAAVTSLAKSGNETFKKPWPMDETVCLPTAKANATFECKQLTPDTRLETETRCETPENIHESRGDTHKLYESTPHAAGISNGAQQHTPTTSKLAGDDEANFSPIVCAVEQLNATRVLSDTFNQDLGVKKVNSQTFSGTLPRLESIEKMLDDIENPNETYEKCCAKTQELQLQQQNADALQMQNVLDLAYAEEELLASNNDQEFEDMLEEFSKVEVNAEHVKMKKSLETIKRRFNRDTITLTKAPPLQHDGEIDELHETPADMQLDDMLSVERSNGSYTRADINASTESKRTLLSDISAPSGLSTPTPTTAASLTASSAANSITTSTGGGERLLSRRSRLYDNINLSTISSNNHHSHTLGASFTVHKPEDNDPENSGAVNVSTEALTNYETECKNGEQDETSFRNTVEGKNGPLYSNTAATVTNNYSGICTYKLSERRERDRDRFKTIKIVKGRNTSSDGLVPVNVPCIDDDYITCVENGEATENAAGAAVFYNKSDIDTEIENSVAQVNHGQDSLNKPAASKTSKLNPNFLTYKKPKDKQTNIDNLPEIAAPPLTLAGNEKLENVKPIDAPPSRLRSRSRPRYISGLQKMTVIKATSAGDLDRASVGLRGPNSSISNAGMLDCPETNVTIGAVVVSTKFSRNVATQPIKKTGEEIKSPMGTKSKSFHNLSSNFGFYGNGNNGLPGTRTTSFGLKKPTVLESNSTQPVVNGGPTNASTQQADDTVFKVPKLMSGLRAPGVKRAGLVRPSSGFYSLNSLATKGMPPLPQAPLSNDTDSDGGRHSPSDSMSSASSRGSLHSGSSVGVGKPVATKSATTANTNTLHLTKITTGSTGIPKPSGLRPPTTTTLKRSGLPKPGTVMGRR